In the genome of Streptomyces sp. SAI-127, the window AGCGCAAGACCGAGCGTGTCGGCATACTCCGGCGCGCGTTCGGCGGCGCGCGCCCCGGGTTCGGTGCCGAACACACCGAGCGAGAGCCGTCCGATGGCGCCCGCCACACAGCGGCAGTACACCTTCAGGTCGTCCCAGGTCTCGTAGGTCTCGCCGCGTACGTCCATCAGGACGCCGTCGATCAGCTCGTCCAGGCCGCCCAGCGGGATCGGGAAGGTCTTCGCGGCATGGGCGAGGGCGACGGCCACCGGATCGGTGTCGTCCTCGTCGACCGAGCCCTCCCGCACCCGGGTCAGCATCGCCCGCGTGTCCTCGAGTCTCGCTGCCTTGACGTCGTCCGCCAGCGCGCCGTCGCCGATGTCGTCGACGCGCCGTGAGAACGCGTAGAGCGCCGACATCGCACGCCGCTTCGATGTCGGCAGCAGCCTGATGCCGTACGCGAAGTTGCGCGCCTGCTGTCCGGTCACGGTCTCGCAGTAGCTGTAGGCGGCGAGTACCGGTGCGGACACATGCGGTGGTGACTCCACGGTCCGGATCACCCCTCTCCTCGCAGAGTGACGCCCACCTCGCGCAGCAGCTGGAGCTTGCCGGGCTTGGGCGGGCCGGGAAGTACGTCGTGTTCTGCGGCGGCGATCGCGCGGAGCGCCGCCCTTCCCCCCGCCACGAACCCTGCGAGCAGCAGCTTCAGTCTGCCGTGGACGCTACCCACCAGGGGGGCGCCTTCATTCAGGAGTTCGCGGGCGCGTTGTGCTTCGTATGCAACCAGAGCGCGCACCGATGCGCTCGCGGTTTTCGCGGCGAGATCCGCTTCCTGGACGTGAAAGCGCTTCATGTCCTCGGCGGGCAGATAGATCCGGTCGCGGCCGAGGTCCTCGGCGACGTCCTGGAGGTGTTCGACGATCTGGAGAGCCGTGCAGATCGCGTCCGAGAGACGGATCCGCTCGGGGGTCGAGGTGCCGGTGACGGCGAGCACGAGACGGCCGACGGGGTTGGCGGACAGCTCGCAGTAGGCGAGCAGGTCGTCGTAGGTCTCGTAGCGGGTGACGAGCTGGTCCTGGCGGTTGGCGGCGATCAGGCCGAGGAAGGGCTCGGGGGTGAGCGAGCGGCGGCGGACCGTGGTCTGGAGGCGGCGCAGCAGGGGGTGGGCCGGGGTTCCGTGGAAGACCCGGTCCAGGTCGGCCTCGAAGGCGTCCAGGAGGAGCAACCGGTCCGCGGCCTCCGCGGGCGACACGCCGAGCAGCCTGGCGTCGGCTCCGCCGGGGGCCAGATCACCGTCGCCGATGTCGTCGACGAGCCGGGCGAAGCCGTAGACCGCGATGAGATCGGTGCGCCAGTCCTTGGGCAGGAAGAACGGAGCCACGGGGAAGTTCTCCCCCGCGGCCTTGTCGAGCGTGCCGCGCTCCGGATCGCCGGCGCGCGCCGTACCGGTTCCCGTCACCGCTCACTGCCCGGGGCAGGGACGGCACGAGCTGGGCGGAGCTGGGGATCTTCGGTCGCCATTGCCGTCACATCTCCCGTTCTACACCGCAGACCCAATACAGACTATTTCGGACACGCCGCCCGGCCGTCCGCGCGGCGCCCCAGTGATCGGGTGTCGCGCATTATCGCCCCACTTGCCGCGATTAGGCACCCGTACAGCTTACGTTGTACAACGCGGCAAGGATCGTCGGGGTGTCCTGCACATCACAACAACACACCGATTGGCCCCAAGATTCCTAAGGGGGCCCGAAGTTGACGTTTCCTTTGCAGACGCGGGGCCCCGCCGGAACAGTTCCGGCGGGGCCCGGTCAAGCGGAGCGGCCCTGTTCGTCCGCGGCGCAGTGGACTACTTGCCCGTGAACTTCTCGTACTCCTTGATGACCTCGTCGGTCGGGCCGTCCATGCGCAGCTCGCCGCGTTCCAGCCACAGGACGCGGTTGCAGGTGTCACGGATCGACTTGTTGTTGTGACTGACGAGAAACACCGTGCCCGCGGTCTCGCGCAGTTCGCGGATGCGGGCCTCGGAGCGCTTCTGGAAGGAGCGGTCGCCGGTGGCCAGGGCCTCGTCGATCATGAGAACGTCGTGGTCCTTGGCGGCGGCGATGGAGAAGCGCAGGCGGGCCGCCATGCCGGAGGAGTACGTGCGCATCGGAAGGGTGATGAAGTCACCCTTCTCGTTGATCCCGGAGAAGTCGACGATCTCCTGGTAGCGCTCCCTGACCTGCTCCCGGGTCATGCCCATGGCGAGCCCGCCCAGGATGACGTTCCGCTCGCCGGTGAGGTCGTTCATCAGGGCCGCGTTGACGCCGAGCAGGGAGGGCTGGCCGTGGGTGTAGACGCGGCCACTCTCAGCGGGCAGCAGACCCGCGATGGCACGCAGCAGGGTCGACTTGCCGGAGCCGTTGGAACCGATCAGGCCGATCGCCTCGCCCTTGTAGGCGACGAAGGAGACGCCCTTGACGGCGTGCACCCTGCGCACGCCCCGCGCCGACTCGTCGGAGCCTCGCTTGAGGATGCGGCTGAGCGCGGCGGTCGCGCTGCCCTTGCCGGTCTTGGCCCCGTTGACGCGGTAGACGATGTGCAGCTCGTCCGCGATGACGGTGGGGGTGTGCTCGTCCGCGGTGGCGGTGGGGGCGTGCTCGTTTCTGATGTCCTCAGCCACGGCCGTACCTTTCCTCCGCCTTCCAGAAGTACACGAAACCGCCGAGCGCGAAGAGCGCGGCCCAGCCGCCCGCGGCCGCCCAGACGTGGTCGGGCAGGTTCTCGGCGCCGTACTCGTCGATCAGGGCGAAGCGCATCAGGTCCATGTAGATGGCCGCCGGGTTCCACTGGAGCACCGTGGCGACCCACTGCGGCTTGTCGGCCAGCATGATCGGGATCGAGAACATCACGCCGGACGCGTACATCCAGGTACGCATCACGAACGGCATGAGCTGCGCCAGGTCGGGGGTCTTGGCACCGGCGCGGGCCATGATCAGCGCCAGGCCGGTGTTGAACATGAACTGAAGGATCAGCACCGGGACGATCAGCGCCCAGGACAGGTCCGGATAGTGGCCGAAGCCGACCGTCACGGCGAACAGCACGACCATCGAGAACAGCAGCTGCTGGAGCTGCTGGAGCGCGAAGGAGATCGGCAGGGAGGCACGCGGGAAGTGCAGCGCGCGGACCAGGCCGAGATTGCCGGAGATGGCGCGGACGCCCGCCATCACGGAGCTCTGCGTGAAGGTGAACACGAAGACGCCCGTGACCAGGAACGGGATGTACACGTCCTTCGACATGCCCCGGCTGGCGTTCAGGATGACGCCGAAGATGAAGAAGTACACGGCCGCGTTCAGCAGCGGCGTCGCCACCTGCCACAGCTGGCCGAGCTTGGCCTGGCTGTACTGGGCGGTCAGCTTCGCCCGCGAGAACGCGAGGATGAAGTGGCGCCGGTCCCAGAGCTGGCGGACGTAGTCGACGAGTGAGGGCCTGGCGCCGCTCACGGTCAGGCCGTTCCGGGCGGCGAGCTGTGCCGCCGTCAGGCCTTCGTCGGGCGACGCGGGCGCGCTCACCGCGACCGTGCCGTCGTGCGTTGTCTCACTCACTGATGGATAGCTTTCCTCTTCGGGATGCGCGGCCTGTGGGGGGCTGGGCATGAGCGTGGGGCCGCGGTGCGGCCCGGTGGCTCTCAGGAACGAGCTTGTCAGATGACCGGGGGCCGGCCCAGTCGGGTCAGGCGCCAGACGGTACGCCACTTCATCGGCCTGCGCGGTCCGCACGGCGTGCTCCAGCCCTCCCGGAAGCCGCCGAACCAGGCCTTCAGGGCGGGCCGCGAGGGGCGGCGCAGCAGCGTGAGGAGCAGCCAGACGCCGAGGTAGACCGGGATCAGCGGCGCGGGCAGGTTGCGGCGGGCGAGCCAGACGCGGTTGCGGGCGACCATGCGGTGGTAGACCGCGTGCCGCGAGGGCGCGGTCGTCGGGTGGTACAGCACCATGTCGGACCGGTAGTCGATCATCCAGCCCGCGTCGAGGGCCCGCCATGCGAGGTCGGTTTCCTCGTGGGCGTAGAAGAACTCGTCCGGGAGGCCGCCGACTTCGGCGAAGACCTGGGTGCGTACCGCGTTGGCGCCGCCGAGGAAGGTGGTGACCCGGGAGGAGCGCATCGGGTCGGCGGCCCGCAGCCGGGGGACGTGCCGGCGCTGGGTGACCCCGGTGTCGGGGTCGGCGATGCGGAAGCTCACGATGCCGAGCTTCGGGTCGGCCTCGAAGGCCTGGCGGCACAGTTCGGCGGTGTCGTGGTTCGGGAGGAGGCCGTCGTCGTCGAGGAAGAGCAATATGTCGACGTCGCGGCCGCTGGGACCGAAGGCCTCGATGCCGACGTTGCGGCCGCCGGGGATGCCGAGGTTCTCCGGCAGCTCGATCGTGCGGACGCCGTCGGGGACGTCGGGGACGGGCGAGCCGTTGCCGACGACGACCACCTGGACCGGGTCGCCGTCCTGCTTGGCGACCGAGTCGAGCAGGGCGCGCAGCTCCTCGGGGCGGTTGCCCATGGTGATGATCACCGCGCCGACCTTCATGCCGGTGCTCACTTCAGCCTGCTGGAGGCGAGGATCGACACGAGGTGCAGCAGGGTCTGGAGCAGGGCGATACCGGCGAGCACCGCGACGCCGAGCCGGGTGAAGAACAGGTCGTCGCGCATCTGGTCCACGATCGCGAGGACCAGGATCAGCAGGGAGGCCTCGATGCCGAGGATCAGCCGGTGGAACTTGAACGCGGCGGCGGCCCGGCGGGCCAGTGCCATGCCGGACGTGCGCATCTCGGCGGCCGCCTCCTTGACCGGGGGCAGTCCGCCCTGGTGGCGGGCGACGCCGACCAGGTCGGTCTCGGCCTTGATCAGGATGGCGCCGAGGGCGGCCAGGGTGCCGAGGAAGGCCCACAGCCAGTCGATACGGCCGCTGCCGAACAGGTCGGCGGCGCGCAGTCCGAAGCCGACGAGCACGGCGGCGTCGGTGAGGTAGGCGCCGACCCGGTCGAGGTAGACGCCGTTGAGCGAGTACTGCTTCTTCCAGCGCGCGATCTCGCCGTCGACGCAGTCGAGCAGCAGGTACATCTGGACGCACACCACGCCGAGCACGGCTCCCGGGATCCCCGGCACCAGGAGGGCCGGGGCCGCGAGGACACCGAAGACGGTCATCAGGTACGTGAGCTGGTTGGGCGTGACCCTGGTGTTCACCAGGTAGCGGTCCACCCGCAGGGACACCTCACGCATGTAGAGGCGTCCCATCCAGTGCTCACCGCTGCGCCGGTCCTTGACCCCTGCGGGGTGGACGACCGGACGGAGTTCAGCTACCGATGGCCTTGACATAGTGGGTGTAGATGTCCTTGATCTGGTCGGTCTTGAGGTCGAGGTGTTCGAGGATGGTGTAGCGGCCGGGGCGGGTCTGCGGGGCGAACTCCACGGCGCGGACGAACTCCGCGGGCGTGAACCCGATCTCCTCCGGCAGGACCGGCAGTCCGTGCCGGCGCAGCACCTCGGCCATGTACGCCGATTCCTCGTGGGCTCCGCGCAGGTACATCGCGAAGGCCGCGCCCAGTCCGCACTGCTCGCCGTGGGCGGCGGCGCGTTTGGGGTAGAGCAGGTCGAACGCGTGGTTGATCTCGTGGCACGAGCCGGACGCGGGCCGTGAGTCGCCCGAGATCGACATCGCGACGCCGGTGAGGACGAGGGCCTCGGCGAGCACCTGGAGGAAGTCGTTGTCGCCGACGCCTCCCGGGTGCCGGAGCACGGCCTCGCCGGCCTGGCGGGCCATGGCGGCCGCGAGTCCGTCGATCTTCTCGCCCTTGACGCGGTTCGCCAGCTCCCAGTCGGCGATCGCGTTGATGTTGGAGACCGCGTCGCCGATGCCCGCGCGCACGAAGCGCACCGGGGCCTCGCGGATGACGTCGAGGTCGATGACGGCCGCTATCGGGTTGGGCACGCCGTAGGAGCCGCGGCCCGCGTCGTTGTCGAGGGTCGCCACGGGCGAGCACAGACCGTCGTGCGCGAGGTTCGTCGGTACGGCGACCAGGGGCAGGCCGATGCGCGCCGCGGCGAACTTGGCGCAGTCGATGATCTTGCCGCCGCCGAGTCCGACGACCGCGTCGTAGTGGCCGGCCTTCATCTCGCCTGCCAGCCGGATCGCGTCGTCGAGGGTGCCGCCGCCGACCTCGTACCAGGTGGCGCCGGGCAGGGCGGGAGCGAGCCGCTCCTTCAGCTTGGCGCCGGAGCCGTTGCTGACGGCGACGGCCAGCTTGCCGGAGTGCGAGATGCGCTCGTCGGCGAGCACACCGGCCAGGTCGTCGAGGG includes:
- the hpnD gene encoding presqualene diphosphate synthase HpnD, producing the protein MIRTVESPPHVSAPVLAAYSYCETVTGQQARNFAYGIRLLPTSKRRAMSALYAFSRRVDDIGDGALADDVKAARLEDTRAMLTRVREGSVDEDDTDPVAVALAHAAKTFPIPLGGLDELIDGVLMDVRGETYETWDDLKVYCRCVAGAIGRLSLGVFGTEPGARAAERAPEYADTLGLALQLTNILRDVREDAEGGRIYLPADDLAKFGCSAGFKGPKPPEGADFAGLVHFEVRRARTLFAEGYRLLPMLDRRSGACVAAMAGIYRRLLDRIERDPEAVLRGRVSLPGREKAYVAVRGLSGLDARHVTRQSVRRRA
- the hpnC gene encoding squalene synthase HpnC, with protein sequence MTGTGTARAGDPERGTLDKAAGENFPVAPFFLPKDWRTDLIAVYGFARLVDDIGDGDLAPGGADARLLGVSPAEAADRLLLLDAFEADLDRVFHGTPAHPLLRRLQTTVRRRSLTPEPFLGLIAANRQDQLVTRYETYDDLLAYCELSANPVGRLVLAVTGTSTPERIRLSDAICTALQIVEHLQDVAEDLGRDRIYLPAEDMKRFHVQEADLAAKTASASVRALVAYEAQRARELLNEGAPLVGSVHGRLKLLLAGFVAGGRAALRAIAAAEHDVLPGPPKPGKLQLLREVGVTLRGEG
- a CDS encoding ABC transporter ATP-binding protein, with protein sequence MAEDIRNEHAPTATADEHTPTVIADELHIVYRVNGAKTGKGSATAALSRILKRGSDESARGVRRVHAVKGVSFVAYKGEAIGLIGSNGSGKSTLLRAIAGLLPAESGRVYTHGQPSLLGVNAALMNDLTGERNVILGGLAMGMTREQVRERYQEIVDFSGINEKGDFITLPMRTYSSGMAARLRFSIAAAKDHDVLMIDEALATGDRSFQKRSEARIRELRETAGTVFLVSHNNKSIRDTCNRVLWLERGELRMDGPTDEVIKEYEKFTGK
- a CDS encoding ABC transporter permease codes for the protein MSETTHDGTVAVSAPASPDEGLTAAQLAARNGLTVSGARPSLVDYVRQLWDRRHFILAFSRAKLTAQYSQAKLGQLWQVATPLLNAAVYFFIFGVILNASRGMSKDVYIPFLVTGVFVFTFTQSSVMAGVRAISGNLGLVRALHFPRASLPISFALQQLQQLLFSMVVLFAVTVGFGHYPDLSWALIVPVLILQFMFNTGLALIMARAGAKTPDLAQLMPFVMRTWMYASGVMFSIPIMLADKPQWVATVLQWNPAAIYMDLMRFALIDEYGAENLPDHVWAAAGGWAALFALGGFVYFWKAEERYGRG
- a CDS encoding glycosyltransferase, which encodes MSTGMKVGAVIITMGNRPEELRALLDSVAKQDGDPVQVVVVGNGSPVPDVPDGVRTIELPENLGIPGGRNVGIEAFGPSGRDVDILLFLDDDGLLPNHDTAELCRQAFEADPKLGIVSFRIADPDTGVTQRRHVPRLRAADPMRSSRVTTFLGGANAVRTQVFAEVGGLPDEFFYAHEETDLAWRALDAGWMIDYRSDMVLYHPTTAPSRHAVYHRMVARNRVWLARRNLPAPLIPVYLGVWLLLTLLRRPSRPALKAWFGGFREGWSTPCGPRRPMKWRTVWRLTRLGRPPVI
- a CDS encoding CDP-alcohol phosphatidyltransferase family protein — protein: MSRPSVAELRPVVHPAGVKDRRSGEHWMGRLYMREVSLRVDRYLVNTRVTPNQLTYLMTVFGVLAAPALLVPGIPGAVLGVVCVQMYLLLDCVDGEIARWKKQYSLNGVYLDRVGAYLTDAAVLVGFGLRAADLFGSGRIDWLWAFLGTLAALGAILIKAETDLVGVARHQGGLPPVKEAAAEMRTSGMALARRAAAAFKFHRLILGIEASLLILVLAIVDQMRDDLFFTRLGVAVLAGIALLQTLLHLVSILASSRLK
- a CDS encoding iron-containing alcohol dehydrogenase family protein; the protein is MPLLTRLIPSPVVVDIRPGALDDLAGVLADERISHSGKLAVAVSNGSGAKLKERLAPALPGATWYEVGGGTLDDAIRLAGEMKAGHYDAVVGLGGGKIIDCAKFAAARIGLPLVAVPTNLAHDGLCSPVATLDNDAGRGSYGVPNPIAAVIDLDVIREAPVRFVRAGIGDAVSNINAIADWELANRVKGEKIDGLAAAMARQAGEAVLRHPGGVGDNDFLQVLAEALVLTGVAMSISGDSRPASGSCHEINHAFDLLYPKRAAAHGEQCGLGAAFAMYLRGAHEESAYMAEVLRRHGLPVLPEEIGFTPAEFVRAVEFAPQTRPGRYTILEHLDLKTDQIKDIYTHYVKAIGS